A single region of the Pseudorhodoplanes sp. genome encodes:
- a CDS encoding cysteine synthase A has protein sequence MHIRNGLVDAIGNTPLIKLEHASAATGCTILGKAEFMNPGQSVKDRAGKQMILEAEKRGELKPGGLVVESTAGNTGIGLALVANALGYRTLIVIPDTQSQEKKDMLRLCGAELVEVPAVAYSNPNNYQHVGRRLAEQLKKTEKNGVIFADQWNNLDNRKAHYVSTGPEIWEQTGGKIDGFICAIGTGGTIAGVSTFLREKKKDIVIGVADPRGAAMYNLFAHGKVEATEGGSITEGIGLGRITPIIEDIKVDHAYLIPDEEAVPIIFDLLEHEGLCLGGSSGINIAGAIRLAKELGKGKTIVTVLADYGTRYQSKLFNPAFLRSKDLPVPAWLERKTSIQPPFEKV, from the coding sequence ATGCATATCCGCAACGGCCTCGTCGACGCCATCGGCAACACGCCACTCATCAAGCTCGAACATGCCTCGGCCGCGACCGGCTGCACCATTCTGGGCAAGGCCGAATTCATGAATCCCGGCCAGTCGGTGAAGGATCGCGCCGGCAAGCAGATGATTCTGGAAGCGGAAAAACGCGGCGAGCTCAAGCCGGGCGGCCTGGTGGTGGAAAGCACGGCCGGCAATACCGGCATCGGGCTTGCGCTGGTCGCCAATGCGCTGGGCTACCGCACGCTCATCGTCATCCCCGACACCCAGAGTCAGGAAAAGAAGGACATGCTGCGGCTCTGCGGCGCCGAGCTCGTGGAAGTGCCGGCGGTCGCCTACAGCAATCCCAACAACTATCAGCATGTTGGCCGCCGCCTCGCCGAGCAACTGAAGAAGACTGAAAAGAACGGTGTGATCTTCGCCGACCAGTGGAACAATCTCGACAACCGCAAAGCCCACTACGTATCGACCGGACCGGAGATCTGGGAGCAGACCGGCGGCAAGATCGATGGCTTCATCTGCGCCATCGGCACCGGCGGCACCATTGCCGGCGTCTCCACATTCCTGCGCGAGAAGAAGAAAGACATCGTCATCGGTGTCGCCGATCCGAGAGGCGCGGCCATGTACAATCTGTTCGCGCACGGAAAGGTGGAAGCGACCGAAGGCGGCTCGATCACCGAAGGCATCGGCCTCGGCCGCATCACACCGATCATCGAGGACATCAAGGTCGATCACGCCTATCTGATCCCCGACGAAGAAGCCGTGCCGATCATCTTCGATCTGCTGGAGCATGAGGGCCTGTGTCTCGGCGGCTCATCGGGCATCAACATCGCAGGCGCAATTCGTCTTGCAAAGGAACTCGGCAAGGGCAAGACGATTGTCACCGTGCTGGCTGACTACGGCACGCGCTACCAGTCGAAATTGTTCAATCCGGCTTTCCTGCGTTCGAAAGATCTGCCGGTGCCCGCGTGGCTTGAACGCAAAACCAGCATTCAGCCGCCGTTCGAGAAAGTGTAA